In one window of Dyella thiooxydans DNA:
- a CDS encoding TonB-dependent receptor produces the protein MPLAAAICLAIAAPAFAQDASAPSSATPPKDQKVAQLSTVTVTAQKRTENLQKVPISIQVLGTEKIEQLHINSFDDYVKYLPSVSYQSAAPGFSEIYMRGIASGGDGNHSGSRPSVGVYLDEQPVTTVTGPLDIHMYDIARVEVLAGPQGSLYGASAQSGALRIITNKPDPQGFAASYTAGVDTVANGGIGNLAEGMLNVPISSNAAIRLVGWHERDAGYVDNIPGTRTYPSWGGTVSNTSSCTPSSLMVCTHAAKNHYNDNTTNGGRAALRVNLNDDWSIDGTFMGQKTTANGNMASDTALGDLAISHFYPEWQTDRWWQAAMTVQGKIGNFDLTYAYAHLKRNQEEHNDYSDYSFWYDTLAGYGTYIYDNSGALINPSQYIIGKDHYTMDSHELRLASPKDSRLRAVGGLFWEKSVHDIEQRYMINGLSDALTVPGWPNTIWLTEQVRTDKDEAVFGELSYDLIPDTLTATIGGRYFRADNSLGGFYGFSSGFSPSSSYGQAGCISPTPFRGAPCLDFNKNVKETGSLGKINLTWNISPTKMVYATRSEGYRPGGINRRGSLPPYKSDYLTNYELGWKTTWLNNRLSFNGSVFQEDWKDFQFSILGANGLTEIRNANQAQVRGMETELNWAATYNLQLSGGVAFYDAKLTANYCGYTDANGKPVTACATPEAPKGSQLPVTPKFKGNLVARYTWDVGNNEAYLQGAVVHVGKRRSDLRTLENSLVGDMPAYTTLDLSAGYNWASFSVNVYVNNVFDKRAALYKYTECAESVCAAHGVVPQYPNGQVYTVTNQPRTIGVRFTQDF, from the coding sequence ATGCCGTTGGCCGCTGCCATCTGCCTGGCGATCGCCGCACCGGCGTTCGCGCAGGACGCCAGCGCGCCGTCGTCCGCCACGCCGCCGAAAGACCAGAAGGTGGCCCAGCTCAGCACCGTCACGGTGACCGCGCAGAAGCGCACGGAAAATCTGCAGAAGGTGCCGATCAGCATCCAGGTGCTGGGTACCGAGAAGATCGAGCAGCTGCACATCAACAGCTTCGACGACTACGTGAAGTACCTGCCGAGCGTGTCCTACCAGAGTGCCGCACCGGGATTCTCGGAGATCTACATGCGCGGCATCGCCAGCGGCGGTGACGGCAACCACTCCGGCTCGCGGCCCAGCGTCGGCGTGTACCTGGACGAACAGCCCGTCACCACCGTGACCGGTCCGCTCGACATCCACATGTACGACATCGCCCGCGTCGAGGTGCTGGCCGGCCCGCAGGGCTCGCTCTACGGCGCCAGCGCCCAGTCCGGTGCCCTGCGCATCATCACCAACAAGCCCGATCCGCAGGGCTTCGCGGCCAGCTACACCGCGGGCGTCGACACGGTGGCCAACGGCGGCATCGGCAACCTGGCCGAGGGCATGCTCAACGTGCCGATCTCCTCGAATGCCGCGATCCGCCTGGTCGGCTGGCACGAGCGTGACGCGGGTTACGTCGACAACATCCCCGGCACCCGCACCTATCCGAGCTGGGGCGGTACGGTCAGCAATACCTCCTCGTGCACGCCGAGCAGCCTGATGGTGTGCACGCACGCCGCCAAGAACCACTACAACGACAACACCACCAACGGCGGACGCGCCGCGTTGCGGGTCAATCTCAACGACGACTGGTCGATCGACGGCACCTTCATGGGCCAGAAGACCACCGCCAACGGCAACATGGCCAGCGACACCGCGCTTGGCGATCTGGCGATCTCTCACTTCTACCCCGAGTGGCAGACCGACCGCTGGTGGCAGGCGGCGATGACGGTGCAGGGCAAGATCGGCAATTTCGACCTGACCTATGCCTACGCGCACCTCAAGCGCAACCAGGAAGAGCACAACGATTACAGCGACTACTCGTTCTGGTACGACACGCTGGCCGGCTACGGCACCTACATCTACGACAACAGCGGAGCGCTGATCAATCCGTCGCAGTACATCATCGGCAAGGACCACTACACCATGGACAGCCACGAGCTGCGCCTGGCCTCGCCGAAGGACAGTCGCCTGCGCGCGGTCGGTGGCCTGTTCTGGGAAAAGTCGGTACACGACATCGAACAGCGCTACATGATCAACGGCCTGTCCGATGCGCTGACGGTACCGGGCTGGCCGAACACCATCTGGCTGACCGAGCAGGTGCGTACCGACAAGGACGAGGCGGTGTTCGGCGAGCTGTCCTACGACCTCATTCCCGACACCCTGACCGCGACCATCGGTGGACGTTACTTCCGCGCCGACAACAGCCTGGGCGGCTTCTACGGCTTCAGTTCCGGCTTCTCGCCGAGTTCGAGCTACGGCCAGGCGGGCTGCATTTCGCCCACGCCGTTCCGTGGCGCGCCCTGCCTGGACTTCAACAAGAACGTCAAGGAGACCGGATCGCTCGGCAAGATCAACCTGACCTGGAACATCTCGCCGACCAAGATGGTCTACGCCACCCGTTCGGAAGGCTATCGTCCCGGCGGCATCAACCGCCGCGGCTCGCTGCCGCCGTACAAGTCGGATTACCTCACCAACTACGAGCTGGGCTGGAAGACCACCTGGCTCAACAACCGGCTGTCGTTCAACGGCTCGGTATTCCAGGAGGACTGGAAGGACTTCCAGTTCAGCATCCTCGGCGCCAACGGCCTGACCGAGATCCGAAACGCCAACCAGGCCCAGGTCCGCGGCATGGAGACGGAGCTGAACTGGGCGGCCACCTACAACCTGCAGCTGAGCGGTGGCGTGGCGTTCTACGACGCCAAGCTCACGGCGAACTACTGCGGCTATACCGATGCCAACGGCAAGCCGGTGACCGCCTGCGCCACGCCGGAAGCTCCGAAGGGCAGCCAGTTGCCGGTGACCCCGAAGTTCAAGGGCAACCTGGTCGCCCGATACACCTGGGACGTCGGCAACAACGAGGCCTACCTGCAGGGAGCCGTGGTGCACGTGGGCAAGCGCCGGTCGGATCTGCGCACGCTCGAGAACAGCCTGGTCGGGGACATGCCGGCCTACACCACGCTGGACCTCTCGGCGGGCTACAACTGGGCGAGCTTCTCGGTGAACGTGTACGTGAACAACGTGTTCGACAAGCGTGCCGCGTTGTACAAGTACACCGAGTGCGCCGAATCGGTGTGCGCCGCGCACGGCGTGGTGCCGCAGTATCCGAACGGCCAGGTCTATACGGTGACCAACCAGCCACGGACGATCGGCGTGCGCTTTACCCAGGATTTCTGA
- a CDS encoding thiolase family protein gives MSDVSVVIAGAKRTAIGSFLGQFTGVPTPKLGAAAIKAALEQSGVAAADVSEVIMGCVLPANLGQAPARQAAIHAELPLAAGATTINKVCGSGMKAIMLGHDLIKAGSASVVVAGGMESMTNAPHMVQARTGIRYGDGQLVDHMAWDGLTNPYDGKAMGVFGELCADKYHFTREEQDAFATASVTRALDAQKNGAFAGEIVPFTVAGRKGDVVVDSDEQPGRSDVSKIPTLRPAFKKDNGTITAASSSSISDGAAAVVLLSADDAKARGLAPLARIVAHATHSQEPEWFTTAPVGAIQKVLDKAGWKVGDVDLFEINEAFAVVAMAPIKELGIPHDKVNVNGGACALGHPIGASGARLVVTLLNALKVRGLKRGVATLCIGGGEATAIAVERLD, from the coding sequence ATGTCTGATGTCAGCGTAGTGATCGCCGGTGCCAAGCGCACCGCCATCGGTTCCTTCCTCGGCCAGTTCACCGGCGTGCCCACCCCGAAGCTCGGCGCGGCCGCCATCAAGGCGGCGCTGGAGCAGTCCGGCGTGGCCGCCGCCGACGTGAGCGAGGTGATCATGGGCTGCGTGCTGCCGGCCAACCTCGGCCAGGCGCCGGCGCGGCAGGCGGCGATCCACGCCGAGCTGCCGCTGGCGGCCGGCGCCACCACCATCAACAAGGTGTGCGGCTCGGGCATGAAGGCGATCATGCTGGGCCACGACCTGATCAAGGCCGGCTCGGCCAGCGTCGTCGTGGCCGGCGGCATGGAGTCGATGACCAACGCCCCGCACATGGTGCAGGCCCGCACCGGCATCCGCTACGGCGACGGCCAGCTGGTCGATCACATGGCCTGGGACGGCCTGACCAACCCCTACGACGGCAAGGCGATGGGCGTGTTCGGCGAACTGTGCGCCGACAAGTACCACTTCACCCGCGAGGAGCAGGATGCGTTCGCCACCGCCTCGGTGACCCGTGCGCTGGACGCGCAGAAGAACGGCGCCTTCGCCGGCGAGATCGTCCCCTTCACCGTGGCCGGCCGCAAGGGCGACGTGGTGGTGGACTCCGACGAACAGCCCGGCCGTTCGGACGTCAGCAAGATCCCGACGCTGCGCCCGGCGTTCAAGAAGGACAACGGCACCATCACCGCCGCCAGCTCGTCGAGCATCTCCGACGGCGCCGCCGCCGTGGTGCTGCTGTCGGCCGACGACGCCAAGGCCCGCGGCCTGGCCCCGCTGGCCCGCATCGTCGCCCACGCCACCCATTCGCAGGAGCCGGAGTGGTTCACCACCGCCCCGGTCGGTGCGATCCAGAAGGTGCTGGACAAGGCCGGCTGGAAGGTCGGCGACGTGGACCTGTTCGAGATCAACGAGGCGTTCGCCGTGGTGGCAATGGCCCCGATCAAGGAGCTCGGCATTCCGCATGACAAGGTCAACGTCAACGGCGGCGCCTGCGCCCTCGGTCACCCGATCGGCGCCAGCGGCGCCCGCCTGGTGGTGACCCTGCTCAATGCGCTGAAGGTGCGTGGTCTGAAGCGCGGCGTCGCCACCCTGTGCATCGGCGGCGGTGAAGCCACCGCGATTGCCGTCGAGCGTCTCGACTGA
- a CDS encoding M20/M25/M40 family metallo-hydrolase — protein sequence MSRILRRALPLALGVVLPWAAQAADPVPAGERALAHDLLVQMIGTDTTSEHGSTTVLAEALAQRFLKAGFPAADVQVVGDDPKRRNLVVRLRGQGQREPVLLLAHLDVVEALPQDWHFQPFKLTEKDGYYYGRGTMDIKGAGAGLVATLLRLHQEGFKPKGDYILALTAGEEDGKSNGIQWLLAHRPELIRSQYSINVDGGGPEIRNGRPEVVAVETAEKVYASYTLTVRNPGGHSSLPTPDNAIYRLAAGLMRLSKLEFPLHTNSATRGYYAQLATLYTGSTAADMRAVAHDPSDPAAMQRLAASSPYNNAHLRTTCVPTLLAGGDAENALPQMARATVNCRILPDEPPAQVEAAIRQALDDPQIEVAPVAPAPASPPSPIDPALFAQVARTAKAVWGHAMPVSPYMSAGASDSVFLRAAGMPSYVFNGIPYDVDDDRSHGQDERILVKSYYQSLDFDYRLLKNL from the coding sequence ATGAGCCGAATCCTCCGTCGTGCCCTTCCTCTCGCCCTGGGCGTGGTGCTGCCGTGGGCCGCGCAGGCCGCCGACCCGGTGCCGGCGGGTGAGCGGGCGCTGGCGCACGATCTGCTGGTGCAGATGATCGGCACCGACACCACCTCCGAGCACGGCAGCACCACGGTGCTGGCCGAGGCGCTGGCGCAGCGTTTCCTCAAGGCCGGGTTTCCGGCGGCGGACGTGCAGGTGGTGGGCGACGATCCGAAGCGGCGCAACCTGGTGGTGCGCCTGCGCGGGCAGGGCCAGCGCGAACCGGTGCTGCTGCTGGCGCACCTGGACGTGGTCGAGGCGTTGCCGCAGGACTGGCACTTCCAGCCGTTCAAGCTGACCGAAAAGGACGGCTATTACTACGGCCGCGGCACCATGGACATCAAGGGCGCCGGCGCCGGCCTGGTCGCCACCCTGCTGCGCTTGCACCAGGAAGGCTTCAAGCCGAAGGGCGACTACATCCTGGCGCTCACCGCGGGTGAGGAGGACGGCAAGTCCAACGGCATCCAGTGGCTGCTGGCGCATCGTCCGGAACTGATCCGCTCGCAGTACTCGATCAACGTCGACGGCGGTGGCCCGGAGATCCGCAACGGCCGGCCCGAGGTCGTCGCGGTGGAAACCGCCGAAAAGGTCTATGCCAGCTACACCCTGACCGTGCGCAACCCCGGCGGGCACAGCTCGCTGCCGACCCCGGACAACGCGATCTACCGGCTCGCCGCGGGACTGATGCGGCTGTCCAAGCTCGAGTTCCCGCTGCATACCAACTCGGCCACGCGCGGCTACTACGCGCAGCTGGCCACGCTGTATACCGGCTCGACCGCGGCCGACATGCGCGCGGTCGCCCACGATCCGTCCGATCCCGCGGCAATGCAGCGGCTGGCCGCCTCCAGCCCCTACAACAACGCCCACCTGCGCACGACCTGTGTACCGACCCTGCTGGCTGGCGGCGATGCGGAGAACGCGTTGCCGCAGATGGCCCGGGCCACGGTGAATTGCCGCATCCTGCCGGACGAGCCACCGGCGCAGGTCGAGGCGGCGATCCGGCAGGCGCTGGACGATCCGCAGATCGAGGTGGCGCCGGTCGCCCCGGCGCCGGCCAGTCCGCCCAGTCCGATCGATCCGGCGCTGTTCGCGCAGGTCGCACGGACGGCGAAGGCGGTCTGGGGGCATGCCATGCCGGTGTCGCCGTACATGTCCGCCGGTGCCTCGGACAGCGTGTTCCTGCGGGCGGCCGGGATGCCGTCCTACGTGTTCAACGGCATCCCCTACGACGTGGACGACGACCGCTCGCACGGGCAGGACGAACGCATTCTGGTGAAGTCCTACTACCAGTCGCTCGATTTCGACTATAGATTGCTTAAAAACTTGTAA
- a CDS encoding tetratricopeptide repeat-containing sulfotransferase family protein, producing MTAAAATGSLEQALAHAGRLLARDPAMAEAQAGEILKAVPEHPPTLQLLAAARAAQGNLAGALAVLEPLAASQPKWAAVQFELGLALSQAGRLDDAIAALRRAVALKPDLPQAWRVLADRLLDAGDADAAAEAYLGHVRHAATDPRLMAAGAALADERIPEAEAMLRQHLREAPTDVVAIRMFAELAARVGRTDEARLLLERCLELAPAFHAARQNYALLLHRANLPEQALVELERLLAAEPKHPAHRNLKAVVLCRTGDYHTAIDLYAGLLAEYPDNAPVWMSYGHALKTAGLTDRAIEAYRRALAMTPSFGEVWWSLANLKTFRFTEADMATMRAQLARTDLSDDDRLHLDFALGKALEDAADYEASFRHYAAGNARRHGQLHYSADDTHARVEHIASHYTREFFAERAGSGSTARDPIFIVGLPRSGSTLIEQILSSHSQVEGTMELPEITSITRLLREQVEGDSPMPYHDALARLDADALRELGERYLAHTRIQRKTPAPLFIDKMPNNFMHIGLIHLMLPNAIIIDARRHPMACCFSGFKQHFARGQSFSYRLEDLARYYADYVRLMAHFDAVLPGRVHRVIYENMVEDTEGEVRRLLAHCGLPFEEACLRFFENERAVRTASSEQVRRPIYREGVDQWRHYAPWLGPLEQGLGAVLRAYPGVPDQEGA from the coding sequence GTGACGGCGGCCGCGGCCACCGGCTCGCTGGAGCAGGCACTGGCGCACGCCGGGCGCCTGCTGGCCCGCGACCCCGCGATGGCCGAGGCGCAGGCGGGGGAGATCCTCAAGGCCGTGCCGGAGCATCCGCCCACGCTGCAACTGCTGGCGGCGGCGCGTGCGGCGCAAGGCAACCTGGCTGGCGCGCTGGCCGTGCTGGAGCCGCTGGCGGCCTCGCAGCCGAAGTGGGCGGCGGTGCAGTTCGAGCTGGGCCTGGCGCTGAGCCAGGCCGGCCGCCTGGACGATGCGATCGCCGCGCTGCGCCGTGCGGTGGCATTGAAGCCGGACCTGCCGCAGGCCTGGCGCGTGCTGGCCGATCGGCTGCTCGATGCCGGCGACGCGGATGCGGCCGCCGAGGCGTATCTCGGGCACGTGCGGCATGCCGCCACCGATCCGCGGCTGATGGCGGCGGGGGCCGCTCTGGCCGACGAGCGCATTCCCGAGGCCGAGGCCATGCTGCGCCAGCATCTGCGCGAGGCGCCCACCGATGTGGTGGCGATCCGCATGTTCGCCGAGCTGGCGGCCCGGGTCGGGCGCACCGACGAAGCCCGTTTGCTGCTCGAGCGCTGCCTGGAACTGGCCCCGGCCTTCCATGCCGCCCGGCAGAACTACGCCCTGCTGCTGCACCGGGCCAACCTGCCGGAGCAGGCGCTGGTCGAGCTCGAGCGCCTGCTTGCCGCCGAGCCGAAGCACCCGGCACACCGCAACCTCAAGGCCGTGGTGTTGTGCCGCACCGGCGACTACCACACGGCGATCGACCTTTACGCCGGGCTGCTGGCCGAGTACCCGGACAATGCCCCGGTGTGGATGAGCTACGGCCACGCGCTGAAGACTGCCGGCCTCACCGATCGCGCGATCGAGGCCTACCGGCGGGCGCTGGCGATGACGCCGTCGTTCGGCGAAGTCTGGTGGAGCCTGGCCAACCTCAAGACTTTCCGCTTCACCGAGGCGGACATGGCGACGATGCGCGCGCAGCTCGCGCGCACCGACCTGTCCGACGACGACCGCCTGCATCTGGACTTCGCGCTGGGCAAGGCGCTGGAGGACGCCGCCGATTACGAGGCGTCGTTCCGCCACTACGCCGCGGGCAACGCCCGCCGTCACGGCCAGCTCCACTACAGCGCCGACGATACGCACGCGCGGGTCGAACACATCGCGAGCCATTACACGCGCGAGTTCTTCGCCGAGCGCGCCGGCAGCGGCAGCACCGCGCGGGACCCGATCTTCATCGTCGGCCTGCCGCGTTCCGGTTCCACCCTGATCGAGCAGATCCTGTCCAGCCACAGCCAGGTCGAGGGCACGATGGAGCTGCCGGAGATCACATCGATCACCCGGCTGCTACGCGAGCAGGTCGAGGGCGACAGTCCGATGCCCTACCACGACGCGCTGGCCCGGCTCGACGCCGACGCGCTGCGCGAGCTGGGCGAGCGCTACCTGGCGCACACGCGGATCCAGCGCAAGACGCCGGCACCGCTGTTCATCGACAAGATGCCGAACAATTTCATGCACATCGGGCTGATCCACCTGATGCTGCCCAACGCGATCATCATCGATGCGCGGCGGCATCCGATGGCGTGCTGCTTCTCCGGCTTCAAGCAGCATTTCGCGCGTGGCCAGAGCTTCAGCTACCGGCTCGAGGACCTGGCCCGCTACTACGCCGATTACGTGCGGCTGATGGCGCATTTCGACGCCGTGCTGCCGGGTCGGGTGCACCGGGTCATCTACGAGAACATGGTCGAGGACACCGAAGGGGAGGTGCGCCGCTTGCTGGCGCACTGCGGCCTGCCGTTCGAGGAGGCGTGCCTGCGCTTCTTCGAGAACGAGCGCGCGGTGCGAACCGCCAGCTCCGAGCAGGTGCGCCGGCCGATCTATCGCGAGGGCGTGGACCAGTGGCGGCATTACGCGCCCTGGCTGGGACCGCTCGAGCAGGGTTTGGGAGCGGTGCTCCGGGCGTATCCCGGGGTGCCGGATCAAGAGGGAGCGTAG